One window of the Eucalyptus grandis isolate ANBG69807.140 chromosome 8, ASM1654582v1, whole genome shotgun sequence genome contains the following:
- the LOC104414334 gene encoding uncharacterized protein LOC104414334 isoform X1 — translation MFRWRLRSTVLRRTPAAKRLLPLSFGTRQVTPCEVSAPPLRAPFSTRVVGDEPVLVRDFIRSALYDPKHGYFSQRSASVGMLGRSIKFNQLEGRKDYMEHLDQIYRQSDISWFTPVELFKPWYAHGIAEAIMRTANLSVPLQIYEIGGGSGTCAKGIMDYMKLNAPERVYNSMTYISVEISPSLAKIQRETVGQVLSHSSKFRVECRDATDRSGWGDRQEQPCWVIMLEVLDNLPHDLIYAENQISPWMEVWVNKQNDRETLSELYKPLEDPLIKNCLEVVNSAKKPASPSGVRLMADTLWSKILPRPRRCWLPTGCLKLLEVVHDALPKMSLIASDFSYLPDVRIPGERAPLVSTKKDGRSSDYNSYLDAKGDADIFFPTDFWLLERIDHFCSGSLKLHEDASSSKRGKKRRTITLDTSSFMEEFGLPSRTRTKDGYNPLLDDFKNTKFYLSVPTHNVK, via the exons ATGTTCCGATGGCGCCTCCGATCGACGGTGCTCCGCCGCACTCCCGCCGCGAAacgcctcctccctctctccttcggCACCCGTCAAg TGACTCCATGCGAGGTCTCAGCTCCTCCGCTTCGTGCCCCCTTCTCCACTCGCGTCGTCGGCGACGAGCCTGTCCTC GTTCGAGATTTCATACGCTCGGCGTTGTACGACCCGAAGCATGGTTACTTCTCTCAGCGGTCGGCCTCCGTCGGCATGCTGGGGAGGAGCATTAAGTTCAATCAGCTCGAAG GCAGGAAGGATTACATGGAGCATTTGGATCAAATCTACAGGCAAAGTGATATTTCGTGGTTTACTCCTGTCGAGCTTTTCAAG CCGTGGTATGCCCATGGCATTGCTGAAGCCATAATGCGCACTGCTAACCTTTCAGTTCCTTTGCAA ATATATGAAATTGGAGGTGGATCAGGAACTTGTGCGAAGGGCATCATGGATTACATGAAATTAAATGCACCAGAAAGAGTTTACAACAGTATGACTTATAT CTCTGTGGAAATTAGTCCCTCCCTGGCAAAGATACAGAGGGAAACTGTTGGACAAGTCCTCAGCCACTCTTCAAAATTTAGGGTGGAATGCCGTGATGCCACAGACCGAAGTGGATGGG GGGACCGTCAAGAACAACCTTGTTGGGTTATTATGCTTGAG gtcCTTGATAATCTTCCACATGATCTTATCTATGCAGAAAATCAAATTTCTCCATGGATGGAAGTGTGggtcaataaacaaaatgacaG GGAAACCCTATCTGAATTGTATAAGCCATTGGAGGATCCACTGATCAAGAATTGTCTTGAGGTCGTGAATTCAGCAAAAAAACCAGCTTCTCCTAGTGGTGTAAGATTAATGGCAGATACTTTGTGGTCCAAAATCCTTCCCAGACCCCGGAGATGTTGGCTGCCAACGGGCTGCTTG AAACTACTTGAGGTGGTACACGATGCTCTACCAAAGATGTCTTTGATAGCTTCAGATTTTAGTTACTTACCTGATGTAAGGATACCTGGTGAAAGAGCTCCTCTTGTATCAACAAAG AAGGATGGGAGGAGCTCAGATTATAATAGCTATTTGGATGCAAAG GGTGATGCTGATATATTCTTCCCTACTGACTTTTGGCTTTTGGAACGGATTGACCATTTTTGTTCAGGGTCGCTGAAACTTCATGAAGATGCATCCTCCTCTAAACgaggaaaaaagaggagaacaaTTACA CTCGATACTTCTTCATTCATGGAGGAATTTGGCTTACCTTCAAGGACACGAACCAAGGATGGATACAACCCTCTTTTAGATGACTTTAAGAACACAAAATTTTATCTTAGCGTTCCTACTCACAACGTTAAGTGA
- the LOC104414337 gene encoding LOW QUALITY PROTEIN: 60S ribosomal protein L13a-4 (The sequence of the model RefSeq protein was modified relative to this genomic sequence to represent the inferred CDS: inserted 1 base in 1 codon): MVSGSGICAKRVVVDARHHMLGRLASVLAKELLNGQRVVVVRCEEICISGGLVRQKMKYMRFLRKRMNTKPSHGPIHFRAPAKILWRTIRGMIPHKTKRGAAALARLKAYXGVPPPYDKTKRMVIPDALKVLRLQAGHKYCLLGRLSSEVGWNHYDTIKELERKRKERAQLVYERKKQLNKLRVKAEKAVEEKLGPHMEIIAPITY; this comes from the exons atggtgTCGGGGTCGGGGATATGCGCGAAGAGGGTGGTGGTGGACGCGAGGCACCACATGCTGGGGAGGCTGGCATCGGTGCTGGCGAAGGAGCTCCTGAACGGCCAGAGGGTGGTGGTGGTCCGCTGCGAGGAGATCTGCATCTCCGGCGGCCTCGTCCGCCAGAAGATGAAGTACATGCGCTTCCTCCGCAAGCGGATGAACACCAAGCCCTCCCACGGCCCCATCCACTTCCGCGCCCCCGCCAAGATCCTCTGGCGCACCATTCGCGG GATGATTCCCCACAAGACGAAACGAGGAGCCGCAGCACTTGCAAGATTGAAGGCCT GAGGAGTTCCTCCTCCGTATGACAAGACGAAAAGGATGGTCATCCCTGACGCACTCAA GGTTTTGAGGCTTCAAGCTGGACATAAGTACTGCTTGTTGGGTAGGCTTTCCTCAGAGGTGGGATGGAATCACTATGATACCATTAAG GAACttgagagaaagaggaaggagagggcACAACTAGTATATGAGAGGAAGAAGCAGTTGAACAAACTGAGGGTGAAGGCTGAGAAGGCCGTGGAAGAGAAGCTTGGTCCCCATATGGAAATTATTGCCCCCATTACGTATTGA
- the LOC104414334 gene encoding uncharacterized protein LOC104414334 isoform X2 yields MFRWRLRSTVLRRTPAAKRLLPLSFGTRQVTPCEVSAPPLRAPFSTRVVGDEPVLVRDFIRSALYDPKHGYFSQRSASVGMLGRSIKFNQLEGRKDYMEHLDQIYRQSDISWFTPVELFKPWYAHGIAEAIMRTANLSVPLQIYEIGGGSGTCAKGIMDYMKLNAPERVYNSMTYISVEISPSLAKIQRETVGQVLSHSSKFRVECRDATDRSGWGDRQEQPCWVIMLEVLDNLPHDLIYAENQISPWMEVWVNKQNDRETLSELYKPLEDPLIKNCLEVVNSAKKPASPSGVRLMADTLWSKILPRPRRCWLPTGCLKLLEVVHDALPKMSLIASDFSYLPDVRIPGERAPLVSTKHGINSSTIFGFCSAEGWEELRL; encoded by the exons ATGTTCCGATGGCGCCTCCGATCGACGGTGCTCCGCCGCACTCCCGCCGCGAAacgcctcctccctctctccttcggCACCCGTCAAg TGACTCCATGCGAGGTCTCAGCTCCTCCGCTTCGTGCCCCCTTCTCCACTCGCGTCGTCGGCGACGAGCCTGTCCTC GTTCGAGATTTCATACGCTCGGCGTTGTACGACCCGAAGCATGGTTACTTCTCTCAGCGGTCGGCCTCCGTCGGCATGCTGGGGAGGAGCATTAAGTTCAATCAGCTCGAAG GCAGGAAGGATTACATGGAGCATTTGGATCAAATCTACAGGCAAAGTGATATTTCGTGGTTTACTCCTGTCGAGCTTTTCAAG CCGTGGTATGCCCATGGCATTGCTGAAGCCATAATGCGCACTGCTAACCTTTCAGTTCCTTTGCAA ATATATGAAATTGGAGGTGGATCAGGAACTTGTGCGAAGGGCATCATGGATTACATGAAATTAAATGCACCAGAAAGAGTTTACAACAGTATGACTTATAT CTCTGTGGAAATTAGTCCCTCCCTGGCAAAGATACAGAGGGAAACTGTTGGACAAGTCCTCAGCCACTCTTCAAAATTTAGGGTGGAATGCCGTGATGCCACAGACCGAAGTGGATGGG GGGACCGTCAAGAACAACCTTGTTGGGTTATTATGCTTGAG gtcCTTGATAATCTTCCACATGATCTTATCTATGCAGAAAATCAAATTTCTCCATGGATGGAAGTGTGggtcaataaacaaaatgacaG GGAAACCCTATCTGAATTGTATAAGCCATTGGAGGATCCACTGATCAAGAATTGTCTTGAGGTCGTGAATTCAGCAAAAAAACCAGCTTCTCCTAGTGGTGTAAGATTAATGGCAGATACTTTGTGGTCCAAAATCCTTCCCAGACCCCGGAGATGTTGGCTGCCAACGGGCTGCTTG AAACTACTTGAGGTGGTACACGATGCTCTACCAAAGATGTCTTTGATAGCTTCAGATTTTAGTTACTTACCTGATGTAAGGATACCTGGTGAAAGAGCTCCTCTTGTATCAACAAAG CATGGAATAAACAGTTCGACCATTTTTGGCTTTTGTTCTGCAGAAGGATGGGAGGAGCTCAGATTATAA
- the LOC104414336 gene encoding probable pectinesterase 29 isoform X2 gives MASSRLIKLLLLYNLCSWILLLYLPKSTEGLTDDSDWLRRIGANAAPYRTIFVDSSRRLSNFTTIQSAINSVPSNNINWVCIYIKKGIYREKVRIPKEKPYIILKGQAKRTTQVVWDDHGTTIGHSPTFTSLADNIVAKSISFRNLYNNPMNKKNPRVPAVAARISGDKNMFYRCGFYGLQDTLWDDQGRHYFKRCTVQGAVDFIFGSGQSIYENCAISVLGRALGPGVSGFITAQGRSNPHDTNGFVFKECNVFGSGSALLGRPWRAYARVVFYRSNFTDVVHPRGWEAGNFAGREIWMLWTWVRYFSAGGLGEEVESGGGRPIDQHKFH, from the exons ATGGCTTCTTCTAGATTGATCAAATTGCTTCTTCTCTATAATCTTTGCTCAtggattcttcttctttaccTTCCAAAATCCACCGAGGGACTCACGGATGATAGTGATTGGCTTCGGCGGATTGGCGCAAATGCAGCGCCTTACCGGACGATCTTCGTCGACTCATCCAGACGGCTCAGCAACTTCACCACCATACAGTCTGCCATCAACTCCGTTCCTTCGAATAACATTAACTGGGTTTGCATCTACATCAAGAAAGGGATTTACAG GGAGAAGGTGAGAATACCGAAGGAAAAACCGTACATCATCCTCAAAGGACAAGCGAAGAGGACGACCCAGGTCGTGTGGGACGACCACGGCACCACCATCGGGCACAGCCCGACATTCACTTCCTTGGCTGACAACATCGTTGCCAAGAGCATCAGTTTCAGG AATTTGTACAATAACCCGATGAATAAGAAAAACCCTAGGGTCCCAGCAGTTGCAGCTAGGATTTCTGGGGACAAGAATATGTTCTATAGATGTGGTTTCTATGGTCTGCAAGATACACTGTGGGACGATCAAGGACGGCATTATTTCAAGCGTTGCACCGTCCAAGGAGCCGTCGACTTCATCTTCGGTAGTGGGCAGTCCATTTACGAG AACTGTGCAATATCAGTACTTGGAAGAGCCCTAGGGCCAGGAGTTTCAGGGTTCATCACAGCGCAAGGAAGAAGCAACCCACACGATACGAACGGGTTCGTGTTCAAGGAGTGCAATGTGTTCGGCTCCGGGTCGGCCTTGTTAGGAAGGCCGTGGAGAGCCTATGCGAGAGTTGTCTTCTACCGCTCCAATTTCACCGATGTCGTGCATCCTCGAGGCTGGGAAGCCGGGAATTTCGCCGGACGAGA AATATGGATGCTATGGACCTGGGTCAGATACTTCTCGGCGGGTGGGCTGGGAGAAGAAGTTGAATCCGGCGGTGGTCGACCAATTGATCAGCACAAGTTTCATTGA
- the LOC104414336 gene encoding probable pectinesterase 29 isoform X1, whose amino-acid sequence MASSRLIKLLLLYNLCSWILLLYLPKSTEGLTDDSDWLRRIGANAAPYRTIFVDSSRRLSNFTTIQSAINSVPSNNINWVCIYIKKGIYREKVRIPKEKPYIILKGQAKRTTQVVWDDHGTTIGHSPTFTSLADNIVAKSISFRNLYNNPMNKKNPRVPAVAARISGDKNMFYRCGFYGLQDTLWDDQGRHYFKRCTVQGAVDFIFGSGQSIYENCAISVLGRALGPGVSGFITAQGRSNPHDTNGFVFKECNVFGSGSALLGRPWRAYARVVFYRSNFTDVVHPRGWEAGNFAGRESRLTFSEYGCYGPGSDTSRRVGWEKKLNPAVVDQLISTSFIDSEGWLGGQPF is encoded by the exons ATGGCTTCTTCTAGATTGATCAAATTGCTTCTTCTCTATAATCTTTGCTCAtggattcttcttctttaccTTCCAAAATCCACCGAGGGACTCACGGATGATAGTGATTGGCTTCGGCGGATTGGCGCAAATGCAGCGCCTTACCGGACGATCTTCGTCGACTCATCCAGACGGCTCAGCAACTTCACCACCATACAGTCTGCCATCAACTCCGTTCCTTCGAATAACATTAACTGGGTTTGCATCTACATCAAGAAAGGGATTTACAG GGAGAAGGTGAGAATACCGAAGGAAAAACCGTACATCATCCTCAAAGGACAAGCGAAGAGGACGACCCAGGTCGTGTGGGACGACCACGGCACCACCATCGGGCACAGCCCGACATTCACTTCCTTGGCTGACAACATCGTTGCCAAGAGCATCAGTTTCAGG AATTTGTACAATAACCCGATGAATAAGAAAAACCCTAGGGTCCCAGCAGTTGCAGCTAGGATTTCTGGGGACAAGAATATGTTCTATAGATGTGGTTTCTATGGTCTGCAAGATACACTGTGGGACGATCAAGGACGGCATTATTTCAAGCGTTGCACCGTCCAAGGAGCCGTCGACTTCATCTTCGGTAGTGGGCAGTCCATTTACGAG AACTGTGCAATATCAGTACTTGGAAGAGCCCTAGGGCCAGGAGTTTCAGGGTTCATCACAGCGCAAGGAAGAAGCAACCCACACGATACGAACGGGTTCGTGTTCAAGGAGTGCAATGTGTTCGGCTCCGGGTCGGCCTTGTTAGGAAGGCCGTGGAGAGCCTATGCGAGAGTTGTCTTCTACCGCTCCAATTTCACCGATGTCGTGCATCCTCGAGGCTGGGAAGCCGGGAATTTCGCCGGACGAGA GTCCCGATTGACATTTTCAGAATATGGATGCTATGGACCTGGGTCAGATACTTCTCGGCGGGTGGGCTGGGAGAAGAAGTTGAATCCGGCGGTGGTCGACCAATTGATCAGCACAAGTTTCATTGACTCCGAAGGTTGGCTAGGCGGTCAACCCTTCTAA